TTGGCTTTGGCCCTCGCGCTGGATAAAGCCTTGCTGGACGGTTCAGTCGGCAAGCTAGCCTTCCAATGATCAAGTTTATCGCTCAAAGCTTGGACGACCTCTGGAAACCTAGCCGACACGTCCTGCGTCTCTGCCCAGTCTGCTTCTAAATTGTAGAGCTCCAGCTTCCCCTGCTCCTTATTGACGAGCAGCTTCCATTTCCCGTCACGAACCGCTAGCGACGGCCATGTATAAGCCTGATTATCTCCGCCTCTCCATTCCCAGAAAATTGGTTTCGTTCTGCTAAAGCCTTCGCCCTTAAATGCAGACAGCACATTCTCCCCGTCAGGCTGATAGTCTTCCGGCAGCGGCACACCTGCGGCAGCCAAGAAAGTCGGGAGCAGATCCACCGCTGTGAGCACCGAAGTCTCGTCGACGACTCCTGCGGGAGTCACATTAGGCCAGCGCACGATAAAAGGCACACGAATACCACCGGAAAACAACGAACGTTTCCGACCTTTTAAACCACCCGTTTCACCGACTGAATAGTATTTCCCGAAACCATCTGATTCTTTATGATTTTTATCATCGGTTGTAATTTCTGGGCCATTATCGGTCGAAAAAACTAGCAGTGTGTTGTCATCGATATCCAATTCTCGAAGCAGTTTCATAATCCGGCCAACCGCTTCATCCCCTTCAGCAATCACCGACGCGTAAACCTGCTGGCGTTCGTTTAAGGCATTGAATTTCTCTAAGTAATGCGGCTGCGGGTAATGCGCCGTATGCACTTCATGCAGCCATAAATTCACAAAAAACGGCTGCGGATGAAACTCACGAATAAAGCTTTCCGCGTGATCCACAGACGCGAGGCCCCCTTTCTTAATCTCATTCACCTTCGAACCATTGAAAGTTGCAAAACAATCATAGCCATACAGGTCTTCCGTCGGAGAGTCGCCCGAGCTACCGAGGTGCCATTTGCCGAAGTGCCCGGTGACGTAGCCTGCCTTTTGCAACATACGCGGCAAGCTGGGCGCCTCGACATCCAGCCAATCCGGCATACCTCGTTTAATATGCGCTTTAACTCCCTGGAAATGCTGATGAATGCTATGCCGAGCGGGAAACTGCCCCGTCATCACAGCGACCCGACTCGGGGAGCACACGGGGCTGTTCACGGTAAAATTGGCAAAATCCATTCCCTCCTTTGCCATACGATCCAGATTCGGCGTTTCACAAAAGCTGCTGCCGTGAATACCCACATCGCCATAGCCCCAATCATCGGCAAAGATGAAAATGATGTTGGGACGACGACTCTCAATTGCTTCAGTTTGGCATTGAATGCCTAAGAGGAAGCAA
The nucleotide sequence above comes from Coraliomargarita algicola. Encoded proteins:
- a CDS encoding sulfatase-like hydrolase/transferase, whose amino-acid sequence is MTFLNSPKSALALVACFLLGIQCQTEAIESRRPNIIFIFADDWGYGDVGIHGSSFCETPNLDRMAKEGMDFANFTVNSPVCSPSRVAVMTGQFPARHSIHQHFQGVKAHIKRGMPDWLDVEAPSLPRMLQKAGYVTGHFGKWHLGSSGDSPTEDLYGYDCFATFNGSKVNEIKKGGLASVDHAESFIREFHPQPFFVNLWLHEVHTAHYPQPHYLEKFNALNERQQVYASVIAEGDEAVGRIMKLLRELDIDDNTLLVFSTDNGPEITTDDKNHKESDGFGKYYSVGETGGLKGRKRSLFSGGIRVPFIVRWPNVTPAGVVDETSVLTAVDLLPTFLAAAGVPLPEDYQPDGENVLSAFKGEGFSRTKPIFWEWRGGDNQAYTWPSLAVRDGKWKLLVNKEQGKLELYNLEADWAETQDVSARFPEVVQALSDKLDHWKASLPTEPSSKALSSARAKAKAKL